The Pithys albifrons albifrons isolate INPA30051 chromosome 5, PitAlb_v1, whole genome shotgun sequence genomic interval AATGGGTCACTTTTTAGCAAGTGGCCTAAAAgtgaaaagcttttttcctaACATCAGTTCCATGAGTCATTCCATTTCCCCCATATTGGTGAagataatttaatttccttctcttcacCTGTCATAAAAGAATCTGGGGAAAAGGGTTGCTTTTCTCTGTACTTGCAAATTAATTGATATAATTTGTTTGAGATCTCCTTCTTCCATggtgttttcttaaaattaagaCTAAATTAAATATGTTCCTAGACACTGTAGAATACACTGATTAGAGCTGTATTATGCTCAGTTGTGATCTGCATTGAAATTTGCATGACACATCTCTCCTGGAGTGAAACTAAAAAGGAATTTGAATCGTCTTCTATGCCTTTCCAACAAATACAGTCCATTAACCATTAAATCAGATAAGTTGTGGTCAATATTTAGAACAGATGAATGTGTAGATTTAATGAATGATGCAGCTATTAGAATAAAAGTCTCAAGTACTTACCTAATCTGTGTTAACTAAATAGTCTATGTCTATTAAAGGATAATTAATGACAAGAAcatccttttctattttttttcttctctaaattGTATTGCAGCAGTCTCCACAGTGCCCAGTTTCAATCAAGACAGAATCCTTGATTATGACAGTACACACTGTAAAATCTTGACTGGGAAAATATGTGTGTTTAGTATGTTTGCCATGATCATTTGCAATGATTTACATTTTGTCTGCTTATATGCAAAAAGATAACAGGAGTATATGTATTTTcaggggctgtggtggcagcGTCCACTTTTGCAAATCCATCATGGCAAATTTAAGTCTCCTGATCTCTCAGAGGTGACTGTTTTCAACCTCATAAGCTGTAAGTGGGCATTTGAACATCAGACCAAAAGGTGCATGTTATGAAGTGCTATGGGTTGCTGCCTGTAAATGGGAAAGGTTCAGCAGAAGGCTCACATCCCACAGGAAATCATCTGTATGCTTGGACCATTGACAAAgcttcactgaaaataaaaggggAAATTTAACAATGTCACCCCTACTGGGCTCTTTGAGCCCAGAATATTGTTACAGGGAACCATACAATTCACTGTACATGTCAAAAGGCAGAATCTGTTTTTCCTGGCTTTTtgccacttcttttttttccccttgtcttATTCTGATGTATTCTTTCTCCACTAGTTTTCAGAAACAAATCATTCTTCATTTGAGAAGGCTGTATGAGAGAAATTTTGCATGTATGTTtagaagagggaaagagagataCAGAAGTTGCTTTCTGTCTGGATCCAACAGGAAACAACTTCTTGAGTAGCTGACACAGTAAAAGAACAGCACATCCAGGTTGTCTCTGTGATGATATGAAACAGCATCTATCCCACTTGACGTCACTACACAGACAGCCTCTAATCCCAGATAACTAACATAAAAGCTCTGTAACCTTGTGATACTCTTAAATGAAAGGTAGGTCTGTAAGGATGCAGCCAGGTTGTCCCACAGTGATACATTTCTTCCTAACCGTTCCTAAACAATGTTGGTTCTCTGATGATAGAAATGCAACAACTGAACTCTGAGAGAACTGGTATTGTCATGTTTTatagattttgttttttcctcaaattCTTACACAGGTATGTATTGGATTTTTGTTCATCTAGCATAAGCACTGTCAAAGGTATCTAGACTTTTTTAACTTTGGAAATTACATCTTTctgataaaagaaaatgttcattttctttccatcatGAGGAGTAATACAGTATTGGTTCTCTTCCAAATAACACATCTCATGTCTTGTTGCTTTGCTCTTTTATTAAGACATATAATTTAACATAGCAAGCTTTTCAATTAAGGCCTGATGAAAAACTTATAACTgctattgggaaaaaaataccaaacaaaaaccaaccaaccaaaaaaacatcCAACAAAATCAACATTGCCTTCAGGCTCTTTCAAGCAGTTTTATGAACAGTTATCCAACAGTGGTCACACTTGCGTGACAGGGCTACATTGTAGGGACAATACATACAATACAGCATTTCCTTAGGATATTAATAGCAATTTTGGATAGTAGGAAGGctaccttttcttctcctttttcttcatgtCACTTCTGGTAATCAACTGTAAAATGTGACAGTGATTAGACCTGGCAGCTTTTTCCTGTACCACTGTTTTGATGCACCAAAACTTACTCCCTCtggtttggtgttttggagggttttttttgttttgttttgttttgttttgttttgttttgtttgttttttgtttgattgttttgtttgtttgcttgttgtttgtttggggttttttaatctaTGAGAAAGATTTATGGCATCTTTGGGAAGAAGTCATTGGATTCACAATTTTGACAGCTgcggggggggggaggggggggattTCTGTCCTCTTTTATGTCTGCCTTTACAGCTTTTGTCACGTGATAACAGAAAGAACCTTTCTTACCATCACACTCTCATGTTAACAGTGTGCATGGAAAATGTTAGAGAGACTTTAGTTTTTCACAGAATGTGGCAGCATCACCCAAATATGGGCACTTGTTCAGCCAGCTGGTGAGTCCAAGCAGTCAAAGTGTAGTTTCTAGCCCAGAAACATCCCTCACTGCTGGCCAATGGGATGACAGCCGGCAATCtgctgaaggagggaaagggcAAGCAATCTCTCAGATAGAGGATGGCAAGCCTGCCAGTAGGTACAGACACCAGTTTTTCTATAGATTCCAGGAGTGCTGGATGCAGCCACTGCACTCAGGGTGTGCCCGAGCATAGCGCAGGAATCAAACTACTAGTAACTCCTCTCTAGGTCTGGTCCTCCCCGAGCTGCCCATTAGCGGAAAGTTGGGCTTCCTGTCGCTCTCGCCTGCGTACGGGAGTGCATCAGCCCGACGCCGCGATCCGTGGATGAGCCTGTGGCTCGCAGCCGCTCGTCTGCGCATGAGTCGCTGCGGGAGGCTCCGCGGCTGGAGTATTTGAGGGGCTGGGCAGCGGGAGAAGATGCTCAGTGCCTGCGGAGGCCGTGCGCCCGGCGGAGCGGAGCCGCGGCGGGGCATGGAGGGGGCGCGGGGGACTCCGCGGACCGCGGCCTGAACCCCGAGCGGCGCGACCGTCGGGGCATCGCCGCTTCAGCACCGCGGACAGCGCACGGCTGAGCCGGCTCCTCCCACCCCCGGCTCCCTGAGCTCCGGCCCCCGGGCTCCCCGggccccccagctcctgctccgaTTCTCGGGTACCTCCACCTTCTCTCTGTCTCCCGATTCAGTCGCTGCGTGCCCCGGCGCCCCTGTCCTCGGCTCCGGCCCCACTCCTCCCGGCCCCTGCTCCGCCTCTGCCTGACTCCGCTGCCAGAGAAAACCGGTCCCGCTTTCCCTGGGGTCCTCTCCCCTGTTCCCGGGCCGGACGAGCAGCCCCGCTCCCCTCGGCTTTCTCACTGCACCTTCGACTCCGCTGCCCgccctctgctcctctccctacgccccgctgcccccggcgCTGCTCCGCGGCCCCTGCCCCGCCGCCGGCATCATGCGCGGGCGGCCGCGCTTGGCGGCAGGCGAGGCTGCGGTGCCGGTGTGGGTGcccccttcctcctgccctcGCCCGCTCCAGGCGACCCTCTGAGAGATGGACTTGGCAGGCGTGCTGCTGGCGCTGCTCCTCGTGCTGGTGCTGGTTGTCTCTCTTCTCTCCAACCTCCTGGTGCTGCTATGCTTCGTCTACAGTACGGAGATCCGCAAGCAGGTCGCCGGGGTTTTCCTGGTGAACTTATCCTTCTGCAACCTGCTCCTCACCGTTCTGAACATGCCTTTTACCCTACTGGGCATCCTGAGGAATCAGCAACCCCTCGGGGGCTGCGTCTGCAAAGCGGTGGGTTTCCTGGAAACTTTCCTGACTTCCAACACGATGCTGAGCATGGCAGCGCTCAGCATCGACAAATGGATTGCCGTGGTGTTCCCCTTAAGCTACACCAGCAAGATGCGGTATAAGGACGCTGTCATACTGATGGGCTATTCATGGCTCCACTCCCTCACATTCCCCTTGGTATCCTTGTTTTACTCATGGGTAGATTACAACAGCGTTTATGCCTCTTGCACCTTACACCTGAAGGAAGAGTCGGAGCGAAGAAGGTTTACAGTGTTCACCATTGTCTTTCACTCCACCAGTTTCATGCTGTCTCTGGTGATCTTGTGTTTCACCTATTTAAAGGTGTTGAAAGTTGCCCGGTTCCACTGCAAACGGATAGACATTATTACCATGCAGACTCTGGTTTTGCTGGTGGATATCCACCCCAGGTAATGCTTGCGTGTTCGGATTCACAGCCCCGGGGCGCTCGCGGTAGGTACCCGGGCGGAGGatgtcctgcctgcccagcacttCCTGCCTGCCCCAGCCACATGGCGAGCGCTTCTGCCTCTAGTTTCAGATGCTGCTGAGTGCCAGGAACGGTGCCTTGTGCATTTGTAGCCTTCTCTGTTTAAATACTAATCCGTCTCGCGAGTGCTCCCACTTGGCTTGAGCTCCCTTTGAGACGGAAGCACTGCTTGGTGAGTGCGATCGTCCCGAGGCTCGGCCAGACTGGGGCTGACCTCTCCCCCGGGGGGCTGCCCTGCCCCCAAACCGGGGCTGCCCTTCTCTCCCCTGGGGTACTGTCCTCGTTCCACCAGGGGCTGCCTTTCCTTCAGACCGATGCTGCACTCTTCTCTCCGGGAGCtgccttcccctttcctccccttcccttgtCAGGCGCAGGGACACTCGGGCGGGGAGAGtgtccttccctttcccttagGTTCACATCTCGCCTCCTCCCTTCTTGCCTTAACCCCTCTACTGTTCCCTTCGCAGTGTAAAGCAGCGCTGTCTGAACGAGCAGAAACGGAGGAGGCAGCGGGCTACGaagaaaatcagtatttttataGGGTCGTTCGTTATCTGTTTTGGTCCTTACATTATCACCAGGTTAGTATCACTTGCTGGGGTGGGGAACTGTGGGACTGGAATGCCCTGTGATGCGCAGGTGCCAGGGGGTCCTGCAGCTAATGTTGGGGTGCCAGAGCCTAAGGGACACCCAGGGCCGTTCTGAAGGGCAGAACACACGCACACACTAGTACgcacacactgacacactgcTTTTACttgcacccccagccccagcgtGCAGCTCCGCCAGCTTCTGGCTCTCCTTCTCTCATTGCAGCCAGGTCTGGGCGCCTCTGCCAAGAGCAAGAGGCTTTTAGGACAAGTACCAGGAATTAATTACATGCTAGTGGGAgataaaagcagtttaaaagaCTTGCCTTATTAGCAACACCTCAACAATAGAAAGGAAAGCAGACAGACTTTCCTGATTAGCTTGGGGGGgatcttttgtttgtttgttttaatttttttttaaggcataaGGCCAAGCTTGCTGCTCTTGGAAGCTGAAGTGACATAATTACAATTTGTCCAGGCTGATAATTTGTCAGATAAGCTTTCTGTCTAGAAATAATGTCTGTAAATGTATTGCTAATAGTGCAGCAGGGTCTTGTGATGAGGTTATAAGAGTTATTTCCCAGGAAAAGTAATAATTAGATTATTAAAATGAGTAGGAAACACCACGCTCCTCAACTGGACAGAATTATAGGCATTCATCCTCGGGATTTGCACCTTTTTAAGAGCTTAAGCTAATGGGGTTGTATAGTCTTTATACAATATATGGCCGG includes:
- the GPR78 gene encoding G-protein coupled receptor 78, producing the protein MDLAGVLLALLLVLVLVVSLLSNLLVLLCFVYSTEIRKQVAGVFLVNLSFCNLLLTVLNMPFTLLGILRNQQPLGGCVCKAVGFLETFLTSNTMLSMAALSIDKWIAVVFPLSYTSKMRYKDAVILMGYSWLHSLTFPLVSLFYSWVDYNSVYASCTLHLKEESERRRFTVFTIVFHSTSFMLSLVILCFTYLKVLKVARFHCKRIDIITMQTLVLLVDIHPSVKQRCLNEQKRRRQRATKKISIFIGSFVICFGPYIITRLIELLPFVTINYYWGIISKCLTYSKAASDPFVYSLLRQQYKKVLINIVNRMLKRDLYPSSGYNSSLDTENDYCLHRTN